The Clostridium botulinum BKT015925 genome includes the window TTTTGTGGAATAGAAGTAGGAGCAGCAGTTGCATTACTTATATAATAATTATGCTATAACTAAAATTTATATAGTTTCATAAAATAATCAAGGAGGTGAAGACATGCCAACTATTAACCAATTAGTAAGAAAAGGAAGAAAGACAGCAGAGTACAAGTCAAATTCTCCAGCATTAAAACAATGTCCTCAAAAGAGAGGAGTGTGTACAGTTGTTAAAACAAGCACACCTAAAAAGCCTAACTCAGCGTTAAGAAAAGTAGCGAGAGTAAGACTTACAAATGGTTATGAAGTTACAGCTTACATTCCAGGTATAGGACACAACTTACAAGAACACAGTGTTGTTTTAATAAGAGGAGGAAGAGTAAAAGACCTTCCAGGTGTTAGATATCACATAGTAAGAGGAGCATTAGATGCTGCTGGAGTAGCTAACAGAATGCAAGCAAGATCAAAATATGGTGCAAAAAAACCAAAACAAAAATAGTTAATAAAACAGTGCTATGTCTTCAGCATTGATATATAGATTATATACTTATATTTTGCAGAAGAGAGCGCTTTACGGTAAGGTTACCGAGTACCTATGAATTAAATATGAAATGTTAAGGAGGGAAGAAAAGTGCCAAGAAAAGGAAATACACCTAAAAGAGATGTACTACCAGATCCATTATACAACAGTAAGGTTGTTGCAAAATTAATAAACGGCATAATGCTAGATGGTAAAAAGGGAGTAGCACAAAAAATATGCTATGACGCTTTCGCTATCATGGGAGAAAAAACAGGAAGTGAACCATTAGAGGTTTTCGAAACTGCAATGAATAATGTTATGCCATTACTTGAAGTAAAAGCTAGAAGAATTGGTGGGGCTACTTACCAAGTTCCAATGGAAGTTAGAGCTGAAAGAAGAGAAACATTAGGAATCAGATGGATTGTTGACGCTTCAAGAAAAAGAGGCGAAAAATACATGAGAGAAAGATTAGCAGGAGAATTAATGGATGCTGCTAACAATACAGGATCAGCTGTTAAAAAGAGAGAAGATACACACAAAATGGCAGAAGCTAACAAAGCATTTGCTCATTACAGATACTAATAAAAATTCAATCTTGATTATAAAACTGTTTTGGGTTTCCCAAAACAGTTTTATCCAATTGTAAAATTAAAGATTGTTTCTATAGGACTTATTCATTGAGAGGAGGAAAAGAAATGGCTAGACAATATCCGTTAAACAAATTTCGTAACATCGGAATAATGGCACATATAGATGCAGGTAAAACTACATCAACTGAGCGTATATTATTCTATACTGGAAAAACTCATAAAATAGGAGAAACTCACGAAGGTGCAGCAACAATGGACTGGATGGTTCAAGAACAAGAAAGAGGTATAACAATTACTTCGGCTGCAACTACTTGTTTTTGGAAAGAACACCAAATTAATATCATTGACACACCAGGACACGTAGATTTTACTGTTGAGGTTGAAAGATCTTTAAGAGTACTTGATAGTGCTATAACTATTCTTGATGCAAAAGGCGGGGTTGAACCTCAAACTGAAACAGTATGGAGACAGGCAGATAAATATGAAGTACCTAGAATGATTTTTATAAACAAAATGGATATCTTAGGTGCTGATTTCTATATGTCAGTTCAAACTGTTAGAGATAGATTACGTGCAAATGCAGTGCCAATACAAATTCCAATAGGAAAAGAAGATGACTATCAAGGTCACATTGATCTTATAAAAATGCAAGCTGTTATCTTTGATAAAGAATTAGGAGTACACTACGATGAAGTTGAAATTCCTGAAGAATTAAAAGATAAGGCTGAAGAATACAGATCAGCTATGATGGAAGCTATTGTTGAAACTGATGAAGAATTAATGATGAAGTATCTTGAAGGTGAAGAAGTTTCTGAAGAAGAAATACATACAGCTTTAAGAAAAGCTACAATAGCTAATGAAATAGTTCCAGTACTTTGCGGTACTGCTTACAAAAATAAGGGTATCCAACATTTATTAGATGCAGTTCTTGCTTATTTACCATCCCCATTAGATATACCTTCAATTAAAGGTGTTGATGAAGATGGAAATGAAGTTGAAAGACACGCATCTGATGATGAACCACTAGGAGCATTAGCATTCAAGATAGCTACAGACCCATTTGTTGGTAAATTAGCATTCGTAAGAATTTACTCTGGTATAATGAAGGGTGGAAGCTATGTATTAAACAGTAACAAGAACAAAAAAGAAAGAATCGGAAGACTTGTTAAAATGCATGCTAACCACAGAGAAGAAGTTGAAGAATTATATGCTGGAGAATTAGGTGCAGTTATAGGATTAAAAAATACTACAACTGGAGATACTTTATGTTCAGAAGAAACACCAGTTATACTTGAAAGCATGGAATTCCCAGAACCAGTTATATCTGTTGCAATTGAACCTAAAACAAAAGCTGCTCAAGAAAAAATGGGTATAGCGCTTGCAAAACTTGCAGAAGAAGATCCAACATTTAAAACATATACTGACCAAGAAACAGGCCAAGTAATTATCGCTGGTATGGGTGAACTTCACCTTGAAATCATAGTAGATAGATTACAAAGAGAATTCAAAGTAGAATGTAACGTAGGTGCTCCACAAGTTGCTTACAAAGAAACTATTAAAAATGCTGTTAAAGCTGAAGGTAAGTTTGTAAGACAATCAGGTGGTCGTGGACAATACGGACATTGTTGGATAGAATTAATACCTCATGAAGGCGAATATGAATTTGAAAATGCTATAGTTGGAGGAGCTATTCCAAGAGAATATGTTCCAGCTGTAGATAACGGAATTCAAGAAGCTTGTCAAAGTGGTATATTAGGTGGATTCCCAGTTATAAACTTTAAGGTTAAATGTTACGATGGATCATACCATGATGTTGACTCATCTGAAATGGCATTTAAAGTTGCTGGTTCTATGGCATTCAAAAATGGTATGGCTAAAGCAACACCAGTATTACTTGAACCTGTAATGAAGGTAGAAATAGTTGTACCTGAAGAATACATGGGAGATGTAATGGGAGATGTTAACTCTAGAAGAGGTAGAATTGAAGGCATGAACCCAAGAGGGGGAGCGCAAGTTATATCTGCATTCGTACCATTATCTGAAATGTTTGGATATGCAACAGTTTTAAGATCTAGAACACAAGGTAGAGGAACATACAGCATGGAATTTGCTAACTACGAAGAAGTTCCAAAGAGTATAGCTGAAAAGGTTGCAGGAGAAAATAAATAATAAAATTACTTTAAATATAAATATTAAATTTAAAAGTGAACAGGAGGAATAAACAATGGCAAGACAAAAGTTTGAAAGAAATAAGCCACACGTAAATATAGGAACAATAGGTCACGTAGACCACGGTAAGACAACAACAACAGCAGCAATCACAATGACATTAGCAAAAGCAGGTGGAGCAGAAGTACAAAACTACGAAGATATCGATAAAGCTCCAGAAGAAAAAGAAAGAGGAATCACAATCAACACAGCACACGTTGAATATGAAACAGAAAACAGACACTATGCGCACGTTGACTGCCCAGGACACGCAGATTATGTAAAGAACATGATTACAGGAGCAGCACAAATGGATGGAGCTATCTTAGTTGTATCAGCAGCAGATGGTCCAATGCCACAAACAAGAGAACATATACTACTAGCATCAAGAGTAGGAGTTAACCACATAGTAGTATTCTTAAATAAATCAGACCAAGTAGACGATCCAGAATTATTAGAATTAGTAGAAATGGAAGTAAGAGAATTATTAAGCGAATACGGATTCGATGGAGATGAATGCCCAGTAGTAGTAGGATCATCATTAAAAGCAATCGAAGAAGGCGACGATCAATGCATCTTAGATTTAATGGCAGCAGTAGATGCATACATCCCAACTCCAGAAAGAGCAACAGATCAACCATTCTTAATGCCAGTGGAAGATGTATTCCAACAAATCACAGGAAGAGGAACAGTTGCAACAGGAAGAGTTGAAAGAGGAGTACTACACGTAGGAGACGAAGTACAAATCGTAGGAATGAAAGAAGAAATCGGAAAGACAACAATTACAGGAGTAGAAATGTTCAGAAAGATGTTAGATGAAGCAATGGCTGGAGATAACATTGGAGCATTATTAAGAGGAGTACAAAGAGACGAAATCGAAAGAGGTCAAGTATTAGCAAAACCTGATACAGTAACTCCACACAAAAAATTCGTAGGTCAAGTATATGTATTAAAGAAAGAAGAAGGTGGAAGACACACTCCGTTCTTTAACGGATATAGACCACAATTCT containing:
- the rpsL gene encoding 30S ribosomal protein S12, translating into MPTINQLVRKGRKTAEYKSNSPALKQCPQKRGVCTVVKTSTPKKPNSALRKVARVRLTNGYEVTAYIPGIGHNLQEHSVVLIRGGRVKDLPGVRYHIVRGALDAAGVANRMQARSKYGAKKPKQK
- the rpsG gene encoding 30S ribosomal protein S7 produces the protein MPRKGNTPKRDVLPDPLYNSKVVAKLINGIMLDGKKGVAQKICYDAFAIMGEKTGSEPLEVFETAMNNVMPLLEVKARRIGGATYQVPMEVRAERRETLGIRWIVDASRKRGEKYMRERLAGELMDAANNTGSAVKKREDTHKMAEANKAFAHYRY
- the fusA gene encoding elongation factor G, with product MARQYPLNKFRNIGIMAHIDAGKTTSTERILFYTGKTHKIGETHEGAATMDWMVQEQERGITITSAATTCFWKEHQINIIDTPGHVDFTVEVERSLRVLDSAITILDAKGGVEPQTETVWRQADKYEVPRMIFINKMDILGADFYMSVQTVRDRLRANAVPIQIPIGKEDDYQGHIDLIKMQAVIFDKELGVHYDEVEIPEELKDKAEEYRSAMMEAIVETDEELMMKYLEGEEVSEEEIHTALRKATIANEIVPVLCGTAYKNKGIQHLLDAVLAYLPSPLDIPSIKGVDEDGNEVERHASDDEPLGALAFKIATDPFVGKLAFVRIYSGIMKGGSYVLNSNKNKKERIGRLVKMHANHREEVEELYAGELGAVIGLKNTTTGDTLCSEETPVILESMEFPEPVISVAIEPKTKAAQEKMGIALAKLAEEDPTFKTYTDQETGQVIIAGMGELHLEIIVDRLQREFKVECNVGAPQVAYKETIKNAVKAEGKFVRQSGGRGQYGHCWIELIPHEGEYEFENAIVGGAIPREYVPAVDNGIQEACQSGILGGFPVINFKVKCYDGSYHDVDSSEMAFKVAGSMAFKNGMAKATPVLLEPVMKVEIVVPEEYMGDVMGDVNSRRGRIEGMNPRGGAQVISAFVPLSEMFGYATVLRSRTQGRGTYSMEFANYEEVPKSIAEKVAGENK
- the tuf gene encoding elongation factor Tu; this translates as MARQKFERNKPHVNIGTIGHVDHGKTTTTAAITMTLAKAGGAEVQNYEDIDKAPEEKERGITINTAHVEYETENRHYAHVDCPGHADYVKNMITGAAQMDGAILVVSAADGPMPQTREHILLASRVGVNHIVVFLNKSDQVDDPELLELVEMEVRELLSEYGFDGDECPVVVGSSLKAIEEGDDQCILDLMAAVDAYIPTPERATDQPFLMPVEDVFQQITGRGTVATGRVERGVLHVGDEVQIVGMKEEIGKTTITGVEMFRKMLDEAMAGDNIGALLRGVQRDEIERGQVLAKPDTVTPHKKFVGQVYVLKKEEGGRHTPFFNGYRPQFYFRTTDVTGSIALPDGVEMVMPGDHIDMTVELITPVAMESNLRFAIREGGRTVGSGVVTTITE